The following are encoded in a window of Limibacillus sp. genomic DNA:
- a CDS encoding metalloregulator ArsR/SmtB family transcription factor → MEIEDATKGLAALSQETRLRVFRLLAPEGTLGMPAGEIARRLGVRPATLSFHLSHLEEAGLLRSRRESRSILYAINVEGVRALLGYLSEDCCKGNPELCLPPEAGGQPAKTR, encoded by the coding sequence ATGGAGATAGAGGACGCAACCAAAGGCTTGGCCGCCTTGTCGCAGGAGACCCGGCTGAGGGTCTTCCGGCTTCTGGCGCCCGAGGGCACACTGGGCATGCCCGCCGGAGAGATCGCGCGGCGGCTGGGCGTGCGCCCGGCCACGCTGTCCTTCCATCTCTCCCATCTGGAGGAAGCGGGCCTGCTCCGCTCCCGCCGGGAGAGCCGCAGTATTCTCTACGCCATCAACGTGGAGGGCGTGCGCGCGCTCCTCGGCTACCTGAGCGAGGACTGCTGCAAAGGCAATCCCGAGCTTTGTCTGCCGCCGGAGGCGGGGGGCCAGCCCGCCAAGACGCGTTGA
- a CDS encoding 2-hydroxy-3-oxopropionate reductase → MKIGFIGLGIMGSPMAGHLQDAGYEVCSVKHRSELPELNTSKGLKVCSSAKEVAEASEVIITIVPDTPDVERVLFGEGGVAEGLSEGKTVVDMSSISPTETKVFAERIKKLGCGYLDAPVSGGQAGAENAALTIMVGGEEETFEKIKPLFELMGKNITLVGGNGDGQTCKVANQIIVALNIEAVSEALVFAAKAGADPAKVRQALMGGFASSKILEAHGEKMLKRAFTPGFRIELHQKDLNLALQAARDLKVSLPNTATAQELFNACAAMGGSGWDHSAMVKALEKLAEKKVAED, encoded by the coding sequence ATGAAGATCGGATTCATCGGCCTTGGCATCATGGGCAGCCCCATGGCCGGGCATCTCCAGGACGCCGGGTACGAAGTCTGCTCCGTGAAGCACCGTAGCGAGTTGCCGGAGCTGAACACCTCGAAGGGCCTCAAGGTCTGCTCCAGCGCCAAGGAGGTCGCCGAGGCTTCGGAGGTCATCATCACCATCGTCCCCGACACCCCGGACGTGGAGCGCGTGCTGTTCGGCGAGGGCGGGGTCGCCGAGGGGCTGTCCGAAGGCAAGACCGTGGTCGACATGTCCTCCATCTCGCCGACCGAAACCAAGGTCTTCGCCGAGCGAATCAAGAAGCTGGGCTGCGGCTACCTGGATGCGCCCGTCTCGGGCGGTCAGGCGGGTGCTGAGAACGCCGCGCTCACCATCATGGTGGGCGGCGAGGAGGAGACCTTCGAGAAGATCAAGCCGCTCTTCGAGCTCATGGGCAAGAACATCACCCTGGTCGGCGGCAACGGCGACGGTCAGACCTGCAAGGTCGCCAACCAGATCATCGTCGCGCTCAACATCGAGGCTGTCTCCGAGGCTCTGGTCTTCGCCGCCAAGGCGGGCGCCGACCCGGCCAAGGTTCGCCAGGCCCTGATGGGCGGCTTCGCCTCCTCGAAGATCTTGGAGGCGCACGGAGAGAAGATGCTGAAGCGCGCCTTCACGCCGGGTTTCCGGATCGAGCTGCACCAGAAGGACCTGAACCTGGCGTTGCAGGCGGCGCGCGACCTGAAGGTCTCCCTTCCCAACACCGCGACGGCGCAGGAACTCTTCAACGCCTGCGCGGCCATGGGCGGCAGTGGCTGGGACCATTCCGCGATGGTCAAGGCTTTGGAGAAACTGGCCGAGAAGAAGGTGGCGGAAGACTGA
- the gcvA gene encoding transcriptional regulator GcvA, which yields MKRRIPPFPALRAFEAAARHESFKEAAEELCLTQSAISHQIRGLEELLGVSLFERSAHGVTLSGEGRGYFEQVHACLDSLADATAELMGETLEGNLVIGATPAFTSRWLLPRLASFAETNPSIVLEIIPNDAPLAFPDDGTDILIQYGSEPAEGYRVEPFLSTTRFPVCSPDWLAREGRPESPQALAERGILRDEYGDSWTEWFEIASGERPAALKGPVLPHCELTLRAAKEGQGVAMAYGALIERELASGDLVKLFEVETPGKVIYSMTYPEAAANRPRVAAFRNWVFDQQARAAA from the coding sequence ATGAAACGCAGAATTCCGCCCTTTCCAGCCCTACGCGCCTTCGAGGCGGCCGCCCGGCATGAGAGCTTCAAGGAGGCAGCGGAAGAGCTTTGCCTCACCCAATCGGCGATCAGCCATCAGATTCGCGGGCTTGAGGAGCTGCTCGGCGTGAGCCTTTTCGAGCGCTCTGCCCACGGCGTCACCTTGAGCGGGGAGGGCCGCGGCTACTTCGAGCAGGTGCACGCCTGTCTCGACAGTTTGGCGGACGCCACGGCGGAACTGATGGGCGAGACGCTGGAAGGCAATCTGGTGATCGGAGCGACGCCGGCCTTCACGAGCCGCTGGCTGCTGCCGCGTCTGGCCAGCTTCGCCGAGACCAACCCGAGCATCGTGCTGGAGATCATTCCCAACGACGCGCCTCTGGCCTTTCCCGATGACGGCACCGACATCCTGATCCAATACGGCAGCGAGCCCGCCGAGGGCTACAGGGTGGAGCCCTTCCTCAGCACCACGCGCTTTCCGGTATGCAGCCCCGACTGGCTGGCGCGCGAGGGACGGCCGGAAAGCCCGCAAGCCCTCGCCGAACGGGGCATCCTCCGCGACGAGTACGGCGACTCCTGGACGGAATGGTTCGAGATCGCTTCGGGCGAGCGACCCGCCGCCCTCAAGGGACCTGTCCTGCCCCACTGCGAACTGACGCTGCGCGCGGCGAAGGAAGGTCAGGGCGTGGCCATGGCCTATGGCGCCCTGATCGAGCGCGAGCTCGCTTCAGGCGATCTCGTGAAGCTCTTCGAGGTCGAGACGCCCGGGAAGGTGATCTACTCCATGACCTATCCGGAAGCCGCCGCCAACCGGCCGCGCGTCGCCGCCTTCAGGAACTGGGTGTTCGATCAGCAGGCGCGCGCGGCCGCTTGA
- a CDS encoding cupin domain-containing protein, which yields MTTLVERHRKLALGAGFAAALVVGAAIGGIGSRSLAQMAAPSEHKGLSVETLGMVSEDSMKAQLGLEGHILLLRAITIDPGGQIAKHSHGSVPGLVKVLEGEWVEGRDSGETIYAAGTSEALVEDKDTTHWFYNRGDEPATALVCDIKPAG from the coding sequence ATGACCACGTTGGTTGAAAGACATCGCAAGCTTGCATTGGGCGCCGGTTTCGCCGCCGCCTTGGTCGTTGGGGCGGCCATCGGAGGGATCGGCTCGCGCAGTCTGGCGCAGATGGCCGCTCCCAGTGAGCACAAGGGACTCAGCGTTGAGACCTTGGGCATGGTCTCCGAGGACTCCATGAAGGCGCAGTTGGGGCTGGAAGGCCATATCCTGCTGCTGCGCGCCATCACCATCGATCCCGGCGGACAGATCGCCAAGCACAGCCACGGCAGCGTGCCCGGCCTCGTAAAGGTGCTGGAAGGCGAGTGGGTCGAGGGCCGCGATAGCGGGGAGACCATCTATGCAGCCGGGACCAGCGAGGCCCTGGTCGAAGACAAGGACACGACGCACTGGTTCTACAACCGCGGCGACGAACCCGCCACCGCCCTGGTCTGCGACATCAAACCGGCGGGGTGA
- a CDS encoding translocation/assembly module TamB domain-containing protein, protein MKLKLPRLRWLIALFLLPAVLAGTVIGVGAVWINSPSGLDWLRRTLVEQASVPGEFEIGLEGLEGSLWSDLRITGLTLADSEGTWLTLDQARLAWTPAALLQRRLQIDALESGRLSIERAPLSRAAEAEEEPASFEVPEMPLAIRVERLALEEIALGEALAGTPARLTLKGKLAADESGQLDGELRLEQIDGALRLSLEGGYGLEDGILEAKLSARDTAGGLIARLAGDPNLPALSLSLEGKAPLTGWRGKIAAEAEGMAALAGEIALTLDPHPGLAYQGSLSLPMLADSQAAPFLGESSQLDLSVSLADGQALAVEHLNLESDSLSLQLAGDVALADLTGDLTAEASLKDPAALSGLGPGVALSGLTLSLSQSGALTHPALKGSARIEGLSVDKGPRFEGLDLVFAADPQAERPLGWTLSLDAESQGFSLDAEEAVATLARRLAGTAPGLAFRGGLDLDAGELALDSLTLEGQEMTAGAAGRLPLDGQGSTDLTFDLALATLEPLSGFAGRPLSGAARLEGEASLDLKGPSATGRATLTTEQLDLAEPLARSLLGDPRLETAFSFGAAGLSLSDLSVTGDGVTLSANLSLDPAFEALSGDYDLLLSDLTRLEPVLAQPPAGEGRLTGTLSGRLSAPASRFTLALPGASIDGDLSLAEGATLPLGRVSLALSDPAPWAALAGLPGLEAKGSLDIDLSAPEGRARAGLSGDFTGVSLPDGTKIGRARLGGSVSDLLGEPLLDLTLGLSGAAAGPARLARLDATAKGGLAAFDLTLEGEGDLVMQARARPLTLSLSARAEGLDAAAQSVTVKQGGRITLDAHELRLGRAVSAKLEGGALSLEAPGLALDDGELSLSAARSAESGSLDLTLTGLPMALAGLVMADAPEGRLSGKVTLSGGRAASGDIDLSLTGLRLAEGQDLPPLNADVTGRLDGRTLRASLTATGPVEQPLRAEVSLPGRLDLITPALQVRDDAPLDGSITWNGQATQLAALFVPANIRASGDLALDARLSGTPAKPDLRGEATLTRGRFEHLEQGTYLEDLTLRLTFDGQQVTVAELSGDDSLGGSIQGQGSIAVVPKRGFPLDLSIKLANLRVVTRDEAKANVSGDLSAKGSLNGMEIVGRFKTEKIEISLANDLPPEVVDLNPTPVGALSERSEKEPAPGALDKIALDITVEVPNQLFVRGRGLDSEWQGGVQVAGTAARPAITGQLNVVRGEVSLIGKRFTLTEGVIRLPSRPGSPPVLDVLAVHQAETVEARVRITGPSDNIKIELSSVPELPQDEILARVLFNKSGDELSALEAVQIASAVAQLTGRGGGVGILDRVRNTLGVDVLRVEGGQGDAGPTVEAGRYLTDDVYVGVEQGADPRSGAVSVELGVTDNISVESKLKESGSSNIGINFEWDY, encoded by the coding sequence ATGAAGCTGAAGCTCCCACGCCTGCGCTGGTTGATCGCGCTCTTCCTGCTGCCCGCTGTTCTCGCGGGCACGGTGATCGGCGTGGGCGCGGTCTGGATAAACTCGCCGTCGGGACTCGACTGGCTGCGGCGCACCCTGGTCGAACAGGCCTCCGTTCCCGGAGAGTTCGAAATCGGACTGGAAGGCCTGGAGGGCAGCCTCTGGAGCGACCTGCGCATCACCGGCCTGACGCTCGCGGACTCAGAAGGGACCTGGCTTACCCTGGACCAGGCGCGGCTCGCCTGGACGCCCGCCGCGCTGTTGCAACGCCGTCTTCAGATCGACGCGCTGGAAAGCGGTCGTCTCTCGATCGAGCGCGCGCCGCTTTCGCGCGCTGCCGAGGCGGAAGAGGAACCGGCCTCCTTCGAGGTGCCGGAGATGCCCCTGGCGATACGGGTCGAACGCCTGGCCCTGGAGGAGATCGCGCTGGGGGAGGCCTTGGCCGGGACGCCCGCGCGTCTGACGCTCAAGGGCAAGCTTGCCGCCGACGAGAGCGGACAGTTGGACGGCGAGCTACGGCTGGAGCAGATCGACGGCGCGCTGCGCCTCTCCCTCGAGGGCGGCTACGGGCTGGAAGACGGCATCCTGGAGGCCAAGCTGAGCGCCCGGGACACAGCGGGCGGTTTGATCGCACGGCTCGCGGGCGACCCGAACCTGCCCGCCCTTTCCTTGTCCCTGGAGGGCAAGGCGCCCCTCACCGGCTGGCGCGGCAAGATCGCCGCCGAGGCCGAGGGCATGGCCGCGCTGGCCGGGGAGATCGCCCTGACGCTGGACCCCCATCCGGGTCTTGCCTATCAGGGCAGCCTCTCCCTGCCGATGCTGGCCGATAGTCAGGCGGCTCCCTTCTTGGGCGAGAGCAGTCAGCTGGACCTTTCGGTCTCCTTGGCGGACGGGCAGGCGCTCGCCGTCGAGCATTTGAATTTGGAGAGCGACAGTCTTTCTCTTCAGCTCGCGGGCGACGTCGCCTTGGCGGACCTCACCGGCGACCTGACGGCTGAGGCCAGCTTGAAGGACCCGGCGGCGCTGAGCGGGCTTGGACCCGGCGTCGCCCTCTCGGGCCTTACGCTTTCCCTCAGCCAGAGCGGCGCGCTGACCCACCCGGCCCTGAAGGGCAGCGCCCGGATCGAGGGCCTCAGCGTGGACAAGGGTCCGCGCTTCGAGGGGCTGGATCTTGTCTTCGCGGCGGACCCGCAAGCCGAGCGGCCTCTCGGCTGGACGCTCAGCCTGGATGCCGAGAGTCAGGGCTTCTCCCTGGACGCGGAGGAAGCCGTCGCCACCCTGGCCCGGCGGCTGGCGGGGACGGCGCCGGGCCTCGCCTTCCGGGGCGGCCTAGACCTGGACGCGGGCGAACTGGCGCTCGACAGCCTGACCCTCGAAGGCCAGGAGATGACCGCCGGGGCCGCAGGCCGCCTGCCGCTCGATGGTCAGGGTTCAACCGACCTGACCTTCGATCTGGCGCTGGCGACCTTGGAGCCTCTCTCGGGCTTTGCCGGCCGTCCGCTTTCCGGCGCCGCGCGGCTGGAGGGCGAGGCATCGCTCGACCTCAAGGGCCCAAGCGCCACGGGCCGCGCCACTCTGACCACGGAGCAACTGGATCTCGCCGAACCGCTGGCCCGCAGCCTGCTCGGCGACCCAAGATTGGAAACCGCCTTTTCCTTTGGCGCAGCGGGACTGTCTCTCTCCGATCTCTCCGTGACGGGCGATGGCGTGACGCTGTCGGCGAACCTGTCCCTCGATCCCGCTTTCGAAGCGCTTTCGGGCGATTACGACCTACTGCTGTCCGACCTTACGCGCCTGGAGCCCGTCCTGGCCCAGCCGCCCGCGGGCGAGGGCCGGCTGACCGGGACCCTGTCCGGACGCCTTTCCGCGCCCGCCAGCCGCTTCACCCTCGCCCTGCCGGGCGCGTCGATCGACGGCGATCTGAGCCTGGCCGAGGGGGCCACGCTGCCCTTGGGCAGGGTTTCCCTGGCGCTGTCCGATCCCGCGCCCTGGGCGGCGCTGGCCGGTCTGCCGGGGCTGGAGGCGAAGGGCAGCCTGGACATCGATCTCTCCGCGCCGGAGGGCCGCGCCCGCGCCGGGCTGAGCGGAGACTTCACCGGCGTTTCCCTGCCGGACGGCACGAAGATCGGCCGCGCCAGGCTCGGGGGCAGCGTCTCGGACCTTTTGGGCGAGCCCCTCCTCGATCTCACCCTTGGCCTCAGCGGCGCGGCTGCCGGTCCGGCAAGGCTGGCGCGGCTCGACGCGACGGCCAAGGGCGGGTTGGCGGCTTTCGATCTGACGCTGGAGGGCGAGGGTGACCTGGTGATGCAGGCGCGCGCCCGGCCCCTGACGCTGTCGCTATCCGCCCGCGCCGAGGGTCTGGATGCTGCGGCTCAGAGCGTCACGGTGAAGCAAGGTGGGCGGATCACTCTGGACGCCCATGAACTGCGCCTCGGCCGGGCGGTCAGCGCCAAGCTGGAGGGCGGCGCCCTGTCGCTGGAGGCTCCCGGTCTGGCGCTCGATGACGGAGAACTGTCGCTCTCCGCGGCGCGAAGCGCGGAGAGCGGCAGCCTCGATCTAACGCTCACCGGCCTGCCGATGGCGCTGGCCGGTCTGGTCATGGCGGACGCGCCCGAAGGGCGGCTCTCTGGCAAGGTCACGCTCTCCGGCGGGCGCGCGGCCAGCGGCGACATCGACCTTTCGCTCACCGGCCTGCGGCTGGCGGAAGGCCAGGACCTGCCGCCCCTGAACGCCGATGTAACCGGGCGCCTGGACGGCAGGACGCTCCGCGCCAGCCTGACCGCCACGGGCCCAGTGGAACAGCCGCTGCGCGCCGAGGTCAGCTTGCCCGGGCGCCTGGACCTGATCACGCCTGCGCTTCAAGTCAGAGACGACGCGCCGCTGGACGGCAGCATCACCTGGAACGGGCAGGCCACCCAGCTGGCGGCGCTTTTCGTCCCGGCCAACATCCGCGCCTCGGGGGATCTCGCGCTGGACGCACGGCTCTCCGGCACCCCGGCCAAGCCGGACCTGCGCGGCGAGGCCACTCTGACCCGCGGGCGTTTCGAGCACCTGGAGCAGGGAACCTACTTGGAAGACCTGACACTGCGCCTAACCTTCGACGGACAGCAGGTGACGGTGGCAGAGCTTTCGGGCGACGACAGCCTGGGTGGTTCGATCCAGGGCCAGGGCAGCATCGCGGTCGTCCCGAAGCGCGGCTTTCCCCTCGACCTCTCGATCAAGCTGGCGAACCTGCGCGTGGTGACCCGAGACGAGGCGAAGGCCAACGTCAGCGGCGACCTCTCGGCCAAGGGCTCCCTCAACGGCATGGAGATCGTGGGCCGCTTCAAGACCGAGAAGATCGAGATTTCGCTCGCCAACGACCTGCCCCCGGAAGTGGTGGACCTGAACCCGACGCCGGTCGGCGCGCTCAGCGAGCGGAGCGAGAAAGAGCCCGCGCCGGGTGCGCTCGACAAGATCGCGCTCGACATCACGGTCGAGGTTCCCAACCAGCTCTTCGTGCGCGGACGGGGACTCGATTCGGAATGGCAGGGCGGCGTTCAGGTCGCGGGCACCGCGGCGCGCCCGGCCATCACGGGTCAACTGAACGTGGTGCGCGGGGAGGTCAGCCTGATCGGCAAACGCTTCACCCTGACCGAAGGCGTGATCCGCCTGCCGAGCCGCCCGGGCAGTCCGCCCGTCCTGGACGTGCTGGCGGTGCATCAGGCCGAGACGGTCGAGGCGCGGGTCAGGATCACCGGGCCAAGCGACAACATCAAGATCGAGCTGAGTTCCGTCCCGGAACTGCCCCAGGACGAAATCCTGGCGCGGGTGCTCTTCAACAAGAGCGGCGACGAACTCTCCGCCCTGGAAGCCGTCCAGATCGCGAGCGCGGTGGCGCAGTTGACCGGGCGGGGCGGCGGCGTCGGGATCCTGGACCGGGTGCGCAACACCCTGGGCGTCGATGTGCTGCGCGTCGAAGGCGGCCAGGGCGACGCCGGCCCCACGGTGGAGGCGGGCCGCTACCTGACCGATGACGTCTATGTCGGCGTGGAGCAGGGCGCGGACCCGCGCAGCGGCGCCGTTTCCGTTGAGCTGGGGGTCACCGACAACATCTCGGTTGAGAGCAAACTGAAGGAATCGGGCAGCTCGAACATCGGCATCAATTTCGAGTGGGACTACTAA
- a CDS encoding autotransporter assembly complex protein TamA gives MTNTAPPKWRQFLGALTLLHVLALGGQALEARAQEPAPPDPPEAAPSEEGAALSYDVAFEGLDDKPELTALLSKTALLFTLQDRGVETLGALRRRAEGDAPRLKQALNSEGYFGATLNYRLDEPADGPPKVTIKVTPGTRYTLGEYRVINRTPEAETGILTPDLGSLGLDLGQPARGPEIAAAQNKLIRRLNEGGFPDAQVVDRKAYVDHDKKELYIDLTIESGLAARLGEARFEGLESIDEGYLRNLLAWEAGELYDVRKLDETERELMATELFSSAVLEVGSPSESEERLPVTVKVSERAKRTIGFNLRFDSIDGLGGGAYWRHRNLFGGGERFSTALDLSFDRQSWDNRLRVPYFAGSDQTGIGEFNLSHEDTNAYESYQATSFAGLETELDDYWTFRYGGSLEYEQSRDARNADEREFYIVGAPLDLSYDGTDSLLDPTSGQRLELLGTPYVATGEDTFPFLRGQVIGSTYHSFDDAGRYVAALRGRFGSVLGASATNLPTSKRFYAGGGGSVRGFEYQSIGPLDASDDPLGGLSVVELNAELRLRVTDTIGVVPFIDGGLVSEDAVPTGDNGFLWAAGLGLRYYTALGPVRLDVAVPLNGRGRDDDFAFYISIGQAF, from the coding sequence ATGACCAACACCGCACCGCCCAAATGGCGCCAGTTTCTTGGCGCACTGACACTTCTTCACGTCCTGGCCCTTGGCGGTCAGGCGCTGGAGGCGCGTGCGCAGGAACCCGCACCGCCAGATCCTCCTGAAGCAGCGCCTTCTGAAGAAGGCGCCGCGCTGTCCTACGACGTCGCCTTCGAAGGATTGGACGATAAGCCCGAACTCACCGCGCTCCTGAGCAAGACCGCCCTGCTCTTCACGCTTCAGGACCGGGGCGTTGAGACGCTGGGCGCGCTCCGCCGCCGCGCGGAAGGAGACGCGCCGCGCTTGAAGCAGGCGTTGAACTCGGAGGGCTATTTCGGCGCAACGCTCAACTACCGGCTGGACGAACCGGCCGACGGGCCGCCCAAGGTGACGATCAAGGTGACCCCCGGCACGCGCTACACCCTGGGCGAATACCGGGTCATCAACCGGACGCCGGAGGCCGAGACGGGAATCCTGACACCGGACCTGGGCTCGCTCGGTCTCGATCTCGGCCAGCCCGCCCGCGGGCCTGAGATCGCCGCCGCGCAGAACAAGTTGATCCGGCGGCTGAACGAAGGCGGCTTTCCCGACGCCCAGGTGGTCGACCGGAAGGCCTATGTCGACCACGACAAGAAGGAACTCTACATCGATCTGACCATCGAAAGCGGCCTGGCCGCCCGGCTGGGAGAAGCCCGTTTCGAAGGCTTGGAGAGCATCGACGAGGGGTACTTGAGAAACCTTCTGGCCTGGGAAGCGGGCGAACTCTACGACGTGCGAAAGCTGGACGAGACCGAACGCGAACTGATGGCGACCGAGCTTTTCTCCAGCGCCGTTCTGGAGGTCGGCTCGCCCAGCGAATCGGAAGAGCGTCTCCCCGTCACGGTCAAAGTCTCCGAGCGCGCCAAGCGCACCATCGGCTTCAACCTGCGTTTCGATTCGATCGACGGGCTGGGCGGCGGGGCCTATTGGCGCCACCGCAACCTCTTTGGCGGCGGCGAGCGCTTCAGCACGGCGCTGGATCTCTCCTTCGACCGGCAAAGCTGGGACAACCGGTTGCGTGTGCCCTACTTCGCGGGCAGCGACCAGACCGGCATCGGCGAGTTCAATCTGAGCCATGAGGATACGAACGCCTACGAGAGCTATCAGGCGACCTCCTTCGCAGGCCTGGAGACCGAACTCGACGACTATTGGACCTTCCGCTATGGCGGGTCTCTCGAATACGAGCAGTCCAGGGACGCCCGAAACGCCGACGAACGTGAGTTCTATATCGTCGGCGCGCCGCTCGACCTCTCCTACGACGGCACCGACAGCCTTCTGGACCCGACCAGCGGACAGCGGCTGGAGTTGCTGGGCACGCCCTACGTCGCGACCGGCGAGGACACCTTTCCCTTCCTGAGGGGTCAAGTGATCGGCTCCACCTACCACAGCTTCGACGACGCCGGGCGTTATGTGGCCGCCCTGCGCGGACGCTTTGGGTCGGTGCTGGGCGCCTCCGCCACCAACCTGCCGACCAGCAAGCGCTTCTATGCCGGCGGGGGCGGTTCCGTGCGCGGCTTCGAATACCAGTCCATCGGCCCTCTCGACGCCAGCGACGACCCCCTGGGCGGTCTGTCGGTCGTGGAACTGAACGCCGAGCTGCGCCTGCGCGTCACGGATACCATCGGCGTTGTCCCCTTCATCGACGGCGGTTTGGTCTCAGAGGACGCCGTGCCGACCGGTGACAACGGGTTCCTCTGGGCCGCCGGTCTCGGGCTGCGTTACTACACCGCGCTGGGCCCCGTGCGCCTCGACGTCGCCGTGCCGCTCAACGGGCGAGGCCGCGACGACGACTTCGCCTTCTACATCTCCATCGGTCAGGCTTTCTAG
- a CDS encoding TonB family protein — protein MIRAKAKELRKGEGVARRLDASRVVPLFPRVQPRPLIVPPSGPATRQSRGLSRPLLLTALLSLAAHGGALAAFFGWTEGPRIEAGAPFVVEVVAFSAAGGGDASPAEAAASNAVALAAPQPPQRSQAPARPQQPQDAELPAPQPRPLPITAPSQQVATPPVAAVAEPVPAPVSAPVPAPDPEPAREPAAKAGGQAMAESPEPVEAPAATPSQSTPQSTSQAAPPAAVSPPPVKPSIPQQAALPPASASQETHAGAPSGSASSSPGDGAGSSTGASRAASPAAGNAPPDYPLIARRRGQEGLVVVLVTLSPAGLPEQIALAEASGVASLDAAALEAVRGWRFTPATENGRAVASELRVPIRFRLEQ, from the coding sequence ATGATCAGGGCAAAGGCAAAGGAGCTTAGAAAAGGCGAAGGTGTCGCCCGGCGCTTGGATGCGTCCCGGGTGGTGCCGCTCTTCCCGCGCGTCCAGCCCCGCCCTCTGATAGTCCCGCCTTCCGGACCCGCGACGCGGCAGAGCCGGGGCCTGAGCCGGCCCTTGCTGCTGACCGCGCTCTTGTCTTTGGCCGCCCACGGCGGCGCGCTCGCGGCCTTCTTCGGCTGGACCGAGGGGCCGCGCATCGAGGCCGGCGCGCCCTTCGTGGTGGAGGTCGTGGCCTTCTCCGCTGCCGGCGGCGGCGACGCCAGCCCGGCCGAGGCTGCTGCAAGCAACGCCGTGGCGCTGGCCGCGCCCCAACCGCCTCAGCGCTCTCAGGCGCCTGCTCGGCCCCAACAACCCCAAGACGCGGAGTTGCCAGCGCCTCAGCCGCGCCCGCTCCCCATCACGGCGCCCAGCCAGCAGGTCGCGACGCCCCCCGTGGCCGCTGTCGCCGAGCCGGTTCCTGCCCCCGTTTCTGCCCCCGTTCCTGCGCCCGACCCCGAGCCTGCCAGGGAGCCCGCCGCGAAAGCCGGTGGACAGGCGATGGCGGAAAGCCCGGAGCCCGTCGAAGCGCCGGCGGCAACACCGTCTCAGTCAACGCCTCAATCAACGTCTCAGGCAGCGCCGCCGGCTGCGGTCTCCCCGCCGCCGGTGAAGCCGTCGATCCCCCAGCAGGCGGCCCTGCCGCCCGCTTCAGCCTCGCAAGAAACTCACGCGGGCGCCCCCTCCGGATCCGCCTCCAGCAGCCCGGGCGACGGGGCGGGAAGCAGCACGGGGGCCAGCCGCGCAGCCTCCCCTGCCGCGGGCAATGCGCCACCCGACTATCCCTTGATCGCGAGGCGGCGCGGGCAGGAGGGGTTGGTCGTGGTGCTCGTCACCCTGTCGCCGGCCGGTCTGCCGGAGCAGATCGCCTTGGCCGAGGCCAGCGGCGTGGCAAGCCTGGACGCAGCCGCCCTGGAAGCGGTGCGCGGCTGGCGCTTCACGCCCGCGACCGAGAATGGCCGGGCGGTCGCCTCCGAACTGCGCGTGCCGATCCGCTTCCGGTTGGAGCAGTAA
- a CDS encoding calcium/sodium antiporter: MSYFLIGVGLFLLFVGGEALVRGAVILARSLNISPLFVGVVIVGFGTSAPEFVVSLEAVLQGKPDITTGNIVGSNIANLLLILGTAAVIYPMPAKLERCGGEALAVLGGALLLIVLAFLGVITAWMGIAMLVVLAAILIFSYRRQKHGPAMDDEMLEEMRLPSKNKGANLGIGFVVAAAGIATLVLGSHWLIDGAVDVAMAFGVSEAVIGLSLVAVGTSLPELATAVVAALRRHSDVALGNVLGSNVFNVFAILGGASLFAPIPVAPQILQVDVWICLAATLLVGVLLKSENRLSRSEGSLLLAAYVGYIAYLYV, translated from the coding sequence ATGAGCTATTTTCTGATTGGTGTCGGTCTGTTCCTGCTCTTCGTGGGCGGTGAAGCGCTGGTGCGCGGCGCGGTGATCCTCGCGCGCTCCCTCAACATTTCTCCGCTTTTCGTCGGCGTGGTGATCGTCGGCTTCGGCACCTCCGCGCCGGAGTTCGTGGTCTCGCTGGAGGCGGTGCTGCAGGGCAAGCCGGACATCACCACCGGCAACATCGTCGGCTCCAACATCGCCAACCTGCTTCTGATCCTTGGCACGGCCGCCGTGATTTACCCCATGCCTGCCAAGTTGGAGCGCTGCGGCGGAGAGGCGTTGGCGGTGCTCGGCGGCGCGCTGCTGCTGATCGTGCTGGCTTTCCTGGGAGTGATCACCGCCTGGATGGGGATCGCCATGCTGGTGGTGCTGGCGGCAATCCTGATCTTCTCCTACCGCCGTCAGAAACACGGCCCCGCGATGGACGACGAGATGCTGGAGGAGATGCGCCTGCCTTCGAAGAACAAGGGGGCGAACCTGGGCATCGGCTTCGTCGTGGCGGCGGCGGGCATCGCGACGCTGGTCCTGGGCTCGCACTGGCTGATCGACGGGGCGGTCGATGTCGCCATGGCCTTCGGGGTCTCCGAGGCCGTGATCGGCCTCAGCCTTGTCGCCGTCGGCACCTCTCTGCCCGAACTGGCGACCGCCGTCGTCGCCGCGCTCAGGCGTCATTCCGACGTGGCGCTCGGCAACGTGCTGGGCAGCAACGTCTTCAACGTTTTCGCCATTCTGGGCGGCGCGTCGCTCTTTGCCCCGATCCCGGTCGCGCCGCAGATTCTTCAAGTCGACGTTTGGATCTGTCTGGCGGCGACGCTGCTGGTTGGCGTGCTGCTGAAGAGTGAGAACCGGCTGTCGCGCAGCGAGGGCAGCTTGCTTCTGGCGGCCTACGTGGGCTACATCGCCTACCTCTACGTTTAG